A DNA window from Turicibacter sp. TJ11 contains the following coding sequences:
- a CDS encoding class I SAM-dependent methyltransferase, with amino-acid sequence MKENKYDDNIFFQKYSQMSRSQQGLAGAGEWETLRKLLPDFKDKRVLDLGCGYGWHCIYAMEHGASSVVGVDISHKMLEVAKEKTHFPQVEYKCCAIEDVEFPEESFDVILSSLAFHYVADYEILVKKIYRILKSGGKLVFTVEHPVFTAYGTQDWHYNEKGEILHFPVDNYYYEGKRTAVFLGEKVTKYHRTLTTYLNTLLSNGFIINHIVEPQPPENMMDIPGMQDEMRRPMMLIVSANKKVDR; translated from the coding sequence ATGAAAGAAAACAAATATGATGATAATATATTTTTTCAAAAATACAGCCAAATGAGTCGCTCACAGCAGGGACTAGCCGGTGCAGGAGAATGGGAAACATTGAGAAAGCTGCTGCCGGATTTTAAAGATAAGCGTGTGCTTGATTTAGGATGCGGCTATGGATGGCACTGTATTTATGCGATGGAACACGGAGCGTCTTCTGTTGTAGGTGTTGATATTTCTCATAAAATGCTCGAGGTAGCCAAAGAAAAAACACATTTTCCACAGGTTGAATATAAATGCTGTGCTATAGAAGATGTGGAATTCCCAGAGGAGAGTTTTGATGTAATATTAAGTTCACTTGCGTTTCACTATGTAGCAGATTATGAGATTTTAGTAAAAAAGATATATAGAATACTGAAGTCTGGTGGTAAGCTAGTTTTTACGGTTGAACATCCTGTTTTTACTGCCTATGGAACACAAGACTGGCATTATAACGAAAAAGGAGAAATACTGCATTTTCCGGTGGATAATTATTATTATGAGGGCAAACGGACAGCTGTGTTTTTGGGAGAAAAGGTTACAAAATATCATAGAACACTGACCACATATCTAAATACACTGCTTTCAAATGGTTTTATAATAAATCATATTGTGGAGCCACAGCCGCCGGAAAACATGATGGATATTCCGGGGATGCAGGATGAAATGCGCCGTCCCATGATGCTGATTGTATCGGCGAACAAAAAAGTGGATAGATAG
- a CDS encoding nucleotidyltransferase domain-containing protein, which produces MIDNIIQSVTEKLSSLPYIEGIVLGGSRARGTHTEDSDIDIGIYYKSESFDLTAINQIATELDDENRNDLVVPPGAWGDWINGGGWLVINGYHVDLILRDIKRVEQIIKDTEQGIVTANYQTGHPHGYISAMYRGELAISKIQYAKNERLCELKNQAEIYPGALKKNLINFFIFEAEFSLMFVKANAGAEDKYYIAGHVFRIISCLNQVLFACNNAYCINEKKAIKLIETFEYKPKKYAERVNHIFEVLGLSLFECYDMTEKLYKEVKKIATEINNFLNEGNSDERKQI; this is translated from the coding sequence ATGATAGATAATATTATTCAATCAGTGACAGAAAAATTATCCTCTTTGCCTTATATAGAAGGCATCGTATTAGGGGGTTCCCGTGCAAGAGGTACCCATACAGAGGATTCTGATATAGATATCGGAATCTATTACAAATCAGAATCATTTGACCTGACAGCGATTAACCAAATTGCTACAGAGTTGGATGATGAGAATAGAAACGACCTTGTTGTACCTCCCGGAGCGTGGGGTGATTGGATTAATGGCGGCGGATGGTTAGTTATAAACGGGTATCATGTTGACTTGATTTTACGTGATATAAAACGGGTGGAACAAATAATCAAAGATACGGAGCAAGGAATTGTTACTGCCAATTATCAGACTGGGCATCCCCATGGTTATATAAGTGCTATGTATCGTGGAGAATTGGCGATCAGCAAGATACAATATGCTAAGAATGAACGCTTATGCGAATTAAAAAATCAGGCAGAAATTTACCCTGGTGCTCTAAAGAAGAACTTGATAAACTTTTTTATATTTGAAGCAGAGTTCTCTTTAATGTTTGTAAAAGCAAATGCGGGAGCAGAGGATAAATATTATATTGCAGGCCATGTTTTTCGTATTATTTCATGCTTAAATCAAGTACTATTTGCATGCAATAATGCTTATTGCATTAACGAAAAGAAAGCTATAAAACTGATTGAAACTTTTGAATATAAACCTAAAAAATATGCCGAAAGGGTAAATCATATTTTTGAAGTACTCGGTCTTTCACTTTTTGAATGCTACGATATGACCGAGAAGCTTTATAAAGAAGTGAAAAAAATTGCAACGGAGATAAATAACTTTTTAAACGAGGGGAATTCAGATGAAAGAAAACAAATATGA
- the msr(D) gene encoding ABC-F type ribosomal protection protein Msr(D), with protein MELILKAKDIRVEFKGRDVLDINELEVYDYDRIGLVGANGAGKSTLLRVLLGELTPPGCKMNRLGELAYIPQLDEVTLQVEKDFALVGKLGVEQLDIQTMSGGEETRLKIAQALSAQVHGILADEPTSHLDREGIDFLIGQLKYFTGALLVISHDRYFLDEIVDKIWELKDGKITEYWGNYSDYLRQKEEERKSQAAEYKQFIAERARLERAAEEKRKQARKIEQKAKGASKKKSTEGGGRLAHQKSIGSKEKKMHNAAKSLEHRIAALGNVEAPEDIRRIRFRQSKALELHNPYPIVGKEITKIFGDKVLFENASFQIPLGAKVALTGGNGTGKTTLIQMILNHEDGISISPKAKIGYFAQNGYKYNSNQKVLEFMQEDCDYNVSEIRSVLASMGFKQNDIGKSLSVLSGGEIMKLLLAKMLMGRYNILLMDEPSNFLDIPSLDALEILMKEYAGTIVFITHDKRLLDNVADVIYEIKDKKLNLVR; from the coding sequence ATGGAATTGATATTAAAAGCAAAAGACATTCGTGTGGAATTCAAAGGACGCGATGTTTTAGATATAAATGAATTAGAAGTATATGATTATGACCGTATTGGTTTAGTAGGAGCAAATGGTGCTGGAAAAAGCACTTTACTCAGGGTACTTTTAGGAGAATTAACTCCCCCAGGATGTAAAATGAATCGTCTGGGTGAACTTGCCTATATTCCCCAGTTGGACGAAGTAACTTTGCAGGTGGAAAAAGATTTTGCACTTGTAGGCAAGCTCGGTGTTGAGCAATTAGATATACAGACCATGAGCGGTGGTGAAGAAACAAGGCTTAAAATAGCACAGGCCTTATCGGCACAGGTTCATGGTATTTTAGCGGATGAACCTACGAGCCATTTAGACCGTGAAGGAATTGATTTTCTAATTGGACAGCTAAAATATTTTACAGGTGCACTGTTAGTTATTAGCCATGACCGCTATTTTCTTGATGAAATAGTAGATAAAATATGGGAACTGAAAGATGGCAAAATCACTGAGTATTGGGGAAACTATTCTGATTATCTTCGTCAGAAAGAGGAAGAACGCAAGAGCCAAGCTGCAGAATACAAACAATTTATTGCGGAACGTGCCCGATTGGAAAGGGCTGCGGAGGAAAAGCGAAAACAGGCTCGTAAAATAGAACAGAAGGCGAAAGGTGCTTCAAAGAAAAAAAGTACTGAAGGCGGAGGGCGTTTAGCTCATCAAAAATCAATAGGAAGTAAGGAAAAAAAGATGCATAATGCCGCTAAATCCCTAGAGCACAGGATTGCAGCCTTAGGAAATGTAGAAGCTCCGGAAGACATTCGCAGAATTCGTTTCAGGCAAAGTAAAGCATTGGAGCTCCACAATCCATATCCTATTGTCGGTAAGGAAATTACTAAAATATTTGGAGATAAGGTACTGTTTGAAAATGCATCTTTTCAAATTCCGCTTGGAGCAAAAGTGGCTCTAACTGGTGGTAATGGAACAGGTAAAACAACGTTAATCCAAATGATCTTAAACCATGAAGATGGAATTTCTATTTCACCTAAGGCAAAAATAGGTTACTTTGCACAAAATGGTTACAAGTACAACAGTAATCAGAAAGTCCTGGAGTTTATGCAGGAGGATTGTGATTACAATGTTTCAGAAATCCGTTCCGTGCTAGCATCAATGGGGTTTAAACAAAACGATATTGGAAAAAGTTTATCTGTTTTAAGCGGCGGCGAAATTATGAAATTATTGCTAGCTAAAATGCTTATGGGTAGATATAACATCTTACTAATGGATGAACCCAGCAACTTCCTTGACATACCAAGCTTAGATGCTTTGGAAATACTAATGAAGGAGTATGCCGGAACTATAGTGTTTATCACCCATGACAAACGGCTGCTTGATAATGTGGCTGATGTGATTTATGAAATCAAAGATAAGAAATTAAACTTAGTCCGATAA
- the mef(A) gene encoding macrolide efflux MFS transporter Mef(A), protein MEKYNNWKLKFYTIWAGQAVSLITSAILQMAIIFYLTEKTGSAMVLSMASLVGFLPYAVFGPAIGVLVDRHDRKKIMIGADLIIAAAGAVLAIVALYMELPIWMVMVVLFIRSIGTAFHTPALNAVTPLLVPEEQLTKCAGYSQSLQSISYIVSPAVAALLYSVWELNAIIAIDVLGAVIASITVAIVRIPKLGDQVQSLEPNFIREMKEGIVVLRQNKGLFALLLLGTLYTFVYMPINALFPLISMDYFNGTPVHISITEISFASGMLAGGLLLGRLGSFEKRVLLITSSFFIMGASLAVSGILPPNGFVIFVVCCAIMGLSVPFYSGVQTALFQEKIKPEYLGRVFSLTGSIMSLAMPIGLILSGFFADRIGVNHWFLLSGVLIIGIAIACPMITEVRKLDLKQNS, encoded by the coding sequence ATGGAAAAATACAACAATTGGAAACTTAAGTTTTATACAATATGGGCAGGGCAGGCAGTATCATTAATCACTAGTGCCATCCTGCAAATGGCGATCATTTTTTACCTTACAGAGAAAACAGGATCTGCGATGGTCTTGTCTATGGCTTCACTAGTAGGTTTTTTACCCTATGCGGTCTTTGGACCAGCTATTGGTGTATTAGTGGATCGTCATGATAGGAAGAAGATAATGATTGGTGCTGATTTAATTATCGCAGCAGCTGGGGCAGTGCTTGCTATTGTTGCATTGTATATGGAGCTACCTATCTGGATGGTTATGGTAGTATTGTTTATCCGTAGCATTGGAACGGCTTTTCACACCCCGGCTCTCAATGCGGTTACGCCACTTTTAGTACCAGAAGAACAGCTTACGAAATGTGCAGGCTATAGTCAGTCTTTGCAGTCTATAAGCTATATTGTTAGTCCGGCGGTTGCAGCACTCTTATACTCCGTTTGGGAACTAAATGCTATTATTGCCATCGATGTATTGGGTGCTGTGATTGCATCTATTACGGTAGCAATTGTACGTATTCCTAAGCTGGGTGATCAAGTGCAAAGTTTGGAACCAAATTTCATAAGAGAAATGAAAGAAGGAATTGTCGTTCTGAGACAAAACAAAGGATTGTTTGCCTTATTACTCTTAGGAACACTATATACTTTTGTTTATATGCCAATTAATGCACTATTTCCTTTAATAAGCATGGATTACTTTAATGGAACACCTGTGCATATTTCTATTACGGAAATTTCCTTTGCATCTGGAATGTTAGCAGGAGGCTTATTGTTAGGAAGATTAGGGAGCTTCGAAAAGCGTGTATTACTAATAACAAGTTCTTTTTTTATAATGGGGGCCAGTTTAGCCGTTTCGGGAATACTTCCTCCAAATGGATTTGTAATATTTGTAGTTTGCTGTGCAATAATGGGGCTTTCGGTGCCATTTTATAGCGGTGTGCAAACAGCTCTTTTTCAGGAGAAAATTAAGCCTGAATATTTAGGACGTGTATTTTCTTTGACCGGAAGTATCATGTCACTTGCTATGCCAATTGGGTTAATTCTATCTGGGTTCTTTGCTGATAGAATCGGTGTAAATCATTGGTTTTTACTATCAGGTGTTTTAATTATTGGCATTGCCATAGCTTGCCCCATGATAACTGAGGTTAGAAAATTAGATTTAAAACAAAATTCATAG
- a CDS encoding helix-turn-helix domain-containing protein, with the protein MDCVKIGNLIAKLRKEKKLTQRNIADALGIQNKTVSKWECGLGCPDLSLWPELSTILGVDMKQMMEGEITSNKPDSGNIDKVRFYVCPSCGNILVSTGSASIFCCGRKLERILPTVATIAPKITVEEIDTDYFVTFDHPMTKDHYLSFVACVKSDRVFLNRLYPEQSPTCRFPITTGGKLFVYCIKHGLSVYSGNL; encoded by the coding sequence ATGGACTGTGTGAAAATAGGCAATTTAATTGCCAAGCTACGAAAGGAAAAAAAACTTACCCAGAGAAATATTGCAGATGCACTGGGTATTCAAAATAAAACTGTTTCAAAATGGGAATGTGGTTTAGGATGTCCTGACCTATCGCTGTGGCCAGAACTATCTACTATTTTGGGTGTTGATATGAAACAGATGATGGAGGGTGAAATCACATCAAATAAGCCGGACAGCGGCAATATTGATAAAGTACGTTTTTACGTCTGTCCTTCCTGTGGAAATATTTTGGTGAGCACAGGAAGTGCCTCTATCTTCTGCTGCGGAAGAAAGTTAGAACGTATCTTGCCTACTGTTGCAACTATTGCACCAAAAATCACGGTAGAGGAAATAGATACTGATTACTTTGTCACTTTTGACCATCCAATGACCAAAGATCATTATCTTTCTTTTGTGGCCTGTGTTAAAAGTGACAGAGTATTTCTAAATCGCTTGTACCCAGAACAAAGTCCAACTTGTAGGTTTCCTATAACTACCGGTGGCAAACTATTTGTTTATTGTATTAAGCATGGCTTATCGGTATATTCAGGTAATCTATAA
- a CDS encoding AAA family ATPase encodes MKKTCILSPDRQLTEEEQSLVWKKPPSHIESEAEKRIYEEIVRNWNCGEMKISTILLEGDAGSGKTEIAKALSADFNLPYTKVTCFADMDKSDVLGAILPVLSEEDGHSDKVEYRYYPSEIVRAYENGWLLEIQEPTVIRDAAVLMALNSALEPDGSLNLPTRIAHRHPDFIAVITTNRGYNGFRPLNEALRDRVQHAEKLDLPPKEVMMERVKAKTGYESEPVLSLLAETIMVLDETARANTIKGVAGMRSYIFWVDAVQSGASIQKSLYYKVLYKITTDPQELVILEQALASHGLTEKLEEMDHICQSQKDGENPEVMGLNITENGEFSAKTDQADKNAVRLRKSEDSEGHSDTSSDKNTDISSNDNGENGTPFYHELDKSDTTELQKKEFRKQLNREARQSVQGSVHEDIKLIVHRPEVTYQNREEYNRMMTTLMPVIRELIRKTNPLLEHELSAEFAKPRLYGTKFCADQVASMDFRTFACKRPPEEEPSIAVALRIDESASMSAFGRLEAAKQAAVALYEFCTRCGIPIMVYGDTADRSKLEQMSIHAYVDFESKDADEKYALMNIQARSNNRDGMALCIISDRLLNAPQKSKLIISISDGQPKAMPDYSGEKAAYDMKDTLQEFRRKGIQFLAAAIGQDKEAIRELYGAENTLDITDLKQLPARLVQIIARFM; translated from the coding sequence ATGAAAAAGACTTGTATTTTGTCACCGGACAGGCAGCTGACTGAAGAGGAACAGTCGCTTGTCTGGAAAAAGCCGCCTTCACATATTGAAAGTGAAGCAGAAAAACGAATATATGAAGAGATCGTACGAAATTGGAATTGCGGTGAAATGAAAATTAGCACCATTTTGCTGGAAGGGGATGCTGGTTCGGGAAAAACCGAGATTGCCAAAGCTTTATCTGCTGATTTTAACCTGCCTTATACGAAAGTAACCTGTTTTGCAGATATGGATAAATCCGATGTCCTGGGTGCGATTCTTCCGGTGCTGTCAGAAGAAGATGGTCATTCTGATAAGGTTGAATATCGCTATTATCCTTCTGAGATTGTTCGTGCATATGAAAATGGATGGCTCTTGGAGATTCAGGAACCGACAGTGATTCGGGATGCTGCTGTTTTAATGGCGCTAAATTCCGCATTAGAACCAGATGGCAGTCTAAACTTGCCAACTCGTATCGCGCATCGTCACCCTGATTTTATTGCGGTTATCACAACAAACCGCGGTTACAATGGCTTCCGGCCCTTAAATGAAGCTTTGCGAGATCGAGTGCAGCATGCAGAAAAACTAGATTTACCGCCTAAAGAAGTGATGATGGAGCGGGTTAAAGCTAAGACCGGTTATGAATCTGAACCTGTACTATCTCTTTTAGCTGAAACGATTATGGTGCTGGATGAGACAGCCCGCGCCAATACCATTAAAGGTGTGGCCGGTATGCGTTCTTATATCTTTTGGGTGGATGCCGTTCAAAGTGGTGCCTCAATCCAAAAAAGTTTATATTATAAGGTGTTATACAAAATCACGACCGATCCGCAGGAGCTTGTTATTTTAGAGCAGGCACTGGCTAGTCATGGCTTGACAGAAAAGCTTGAGGAAATGGATCACATCTGTCAATCGCAAAAAGACGGAGAAAATCCTGAAGTAATGGGACTTAATATTACCGAAAACGGAGAATTCTCGGCCAAGACAGATCAAGCTGATAAAAATGCAGTGCGTCTGAGAAAATCAGAAGACAGTGAGGGGCATTCTGATACGAGCAGTGATAAAAATACTGATATTTCAAGCAATGATAATGGAGAAAATGGCACTCCATTCTATCATGAGCTCGATAAATCAGATACAACCGAATTACAAAAAAAAGAATTTCGTAAACAGTTGAACAGGGAAGCACGGCAAAGTGTTCAAGGAAGTGTCCATGAAGATATTAAGTTGATTGTCCATCGTCCGGAAGTTACCTACCAGAACAGGGAAGAGTATAACCGTATGATGACAACTTTGATGCCAGTTATTCGGGAATTAATCAGAAAAACAAATCCGCTGTTGGAGCATGAATTATCTGCTGAATTCGCGAAACCGAGGTTGTATGGCACAAAATTTTGTGCGGATCAGGTTGCCTCTATGGATTTTCGCACATTTGCCTGCAAGCGTCCGCCTGAGGAAGAACCCTCTATTGCGGTTGCTCTCAGGATTGATGAATCGGCTTCGATGTCAGCCTTTGGCCGATTAGAAGCTGCAAAGCAAGCTGCTGTTGCCTTGTATGAATTTTGCACAAGATGCGGTATTCCAATCATGGTCTACGGGGATACAGCAGACCGTTCCAAGCTTGAGCAAATGTCCATCCATGCCTATGTAGACTTTGAAAGCAAAGATGCAGATGAAAAATATGCTCTTATGAACATTCAGGCTCGCAGCAACAATCGGGATGGTATGGCATTGTGCATTATTTCCGATAGATTGCTTAATGCGCCCCAAAAATCCAAATTAATAATCAGCATCAGTGACGGGCAGCCTAAGGCTATGCCTGATTATTCAGGTGAAAAGGCAGCGTATGATATGAAAGATACTTTGCAGGAATTTAGGCGAAAAGGCATCCAGTTCCTAGCTGCAGCCATTGGACAGGATAAGGAGGCCATCCGAGAACTTTACGGTGCTGAAAACACACTGGATATAACCGATTTGAAGCAGCTTCCAGCAAGGTTGGTACAAATAATCGCAAGGTTCATGTAG
- a CDS encoding DUF6530 family protein codes for MNEKVVMVSNDYDRIDGRNAYQSDIKCLTLGAPMREENKKMQIAAQIWKNDKDGELILAQELPIHQIFDLMIFLSRTLLYFKEAYRLPLLYDPEKPTVERVGVQGGVLPVEVCVDNQNINEDIKAFAQSLNDLGEIIGERRRVLSRILEELECY; via the coding sequence ATGAATGAAAAAGTTGTTATGGTGTCAAATGATTATGACCGTATAGATGGCAGAAATGCTTATCAATCTGACATCAAATGTTTAACGTTAGGTGCGCCTATGCGGGAAGAAAATAAAAAAATGCAAATTGCCGCACAGATTTGGAAAAATGATAAAGATGGTGAATTGATTTTGGCCCAGGAGCTGCCCATCCATCAAATATTTGATTTGATGATTTTTTTGTCCAGGACATTGCTTTACTTCAAGGAGGCTTACCGACTCCCCCTTTTATATGACCCGGAAAAACCCACAGTGGAACGAGTTGGAGTACAAGGTGGGGTATTACCAGTAGAAGTGTGTGTAGACAATCAAAATATCAATGAGGACATCAAAGCATTTGCCCAAAGTTTAAATGATTTAGGAGAAATAATTGGAGAACGCAGGCGAGTGCTTAGCCGCATACTAGAAGAGTTGGAGTGTTACTAA
- a CDS encoding GIY-YIG nuclease family protein: MDTKRKKELLEAYKNRHPEMGVISYRCKETGEVFLGISKDTKSDFNSTNMKLAANWHPNKRLQELWNKYGSEGFELSVIKVLKYDDPHEDHTAKLESLREQCLAADPNARRIWR; the protein is encoded by the coding sequence ATGGATACAAAAAGAAAAAAAGAGCTTTTAGAAGCCTATAAAAACAGACATCCTGAAATGGGAGTAATATCTTACCGTTGTAAAGAAACTGGCGAGGTATTTTTGGGTATCTCCAAAGATACAAAATCAGACTTTAACAGCACTAATATGAAATTGGCAGCCAACTGGCATCCTAATAAACGATTACAGGAACTCTGGAACAAATATGGCTCGGAAGGCTTTGAACTATCAGTTATTAAAGTGTTAAAGTATGATGACCCACATGAAGATCATACAGCAAAATTAGAAAGTTTGAGAGAACAGTGTCTCGCTGCTGATCCAAATGCAAGGAGGATATGGCGATGA
- a CDS encoding ISL3 family transposase: MSHNNCILTLLDLKDKNITFSENWMEDVQINGIRSKVISGILSFQPTHCYNCGHLFDSQIIKHGFKTSRIKMMKLSGFDTYLDLKKQRYKCRHCDRTFTLKTSLVESNCYLSNPLKQAIFLEASHKKSESDIARELNVSHSTVNRIIHTSYEEQPLHFNSLPKVLCFDEFKSVKSAEGAMSFIFCDASNGKLIDIVEDRRLSTLKPYFMRFSKEAREGVTHVVIDMYAPYMTLIKEVFPNAKIVLDKFHVVQLLSRALNKTRIRFMNQNKEFYNKFKHYWRLLLKAQEDIHSTHYFYSNCFKKQISQQEIIDFLLALDPELKATYDFYQTIKQAIKLRNFDAFHHAIQNPSDLLSPEMKTALKTLTNYQDYIKNTIETSYTNGVLEGINNKIKVIKRMAFGYRSFYHFKARILIIHKYTFEQKNKRNQTAQ; this comes from the coding sequence ATGTCTCACAATAATTGTATCTTAACTTTACTCGATTTAAAAGATAAAAATATTACTTTTTCAGAAAATTGGATGGAAGATGTTCAGATTAACGGGATCCGCTCTAAGGTCATTTCTGGTATCCTCTCTTTTCAACCGACCCATTGTTACAACTGTGGTCATCTCTTTGACTCACAAATCATTAAACACGGCTTCAAAACCTCTCGTATTAAGATGATGAAACTCTCTGGCTTTGATACCTATCTCGATTTAAAAAAGCAACGCTATAAATGCCGTCATTGTGATCGTACCTTTACGCTTAAAACCTCTCTCGTAGAATCTAATTGTTACCTTTCTAATCCCCTTAAACAAGCCATTTTCCTAGAGGCTAGCCATAAAAAATCCGAGTCAGATATTGCCCGTGAACTCAACGTATCCCATTCAACGGTCAATCGGATCATTCATACATCGTACGAGGAACAACCCCTTCATTTTAACTCTCTTCCAAAGGTGCTTTGTTTTGATGAGTTTAAGTCGGTCAAATCAGCGGAAGGGGCCATGTCATTCATTTTTTGTGATGCTTCTAATGGGAAGTTAATTGATATCGTTGAAGACCGTCGTCTAAGCACTTTAAAACCTTATTTCATGCGATTTTCTAAGGAGGCCCGTGAAGGTGTAACTCACGTTGTTATTGATATGTATGCTCCGTATATGACACTCATTAAAGAGGTGTTTCCCAACGCTAAAATTGTTTTAGATAAGTTCCACGTCGTTCAACTTTTATCTCGTGCCCTCAATAAAACTCGTATTCGTTTCATGAACCAAAACAAAGAATTCTACAATAAATTCAAACATTATTGGCGCCTTTTATTAAAAGCCCAAGAGGATATCCATTCTACCCACTATTTCTATTCTAACTGTTTCAAAAAGCAGATTTCTCAACAAGAAATCATCGACTTTTTACTCGCTTTAGATCCTGAATTAAAAGCGACTTATGACTTCTATCAAACCATCAAACAGGCCATCAAACTTCGCAACTTTGATGCTTTTCATCATGCCATTCAAAACCCCTCTGACTTACTTTCACCTGAAATGAAAACAGCTTTAAAAACATTAACTAACTACCAAGATTATATCAAAAATACGATTGAAACATCTTATACCAATGGAGTGCTTGAAGGGATTAATAACAAGATTAAAGTGATTAAACGCATGGCCTTTGGATACCGTAGTTTCTATCATTTCAAAGCTAGAATTTTGATTATCCATAAGTACACCTTTGAACAAAAAAATAAAAGGAATCAAACTGCTCAATGA
- the rlmD gene encoding 23S rRNA (uracil(1939)-C(5))-methyltransferase RlmD translates to MSKKVIPVQKNEYYDVKIESLTHDGLGVARVEGFPIFVTNALVGEEINMKVTLVKKTYAFGRAVDYFVKSPERVEPACGIYKQCGGCQVQHLSYEGQLQMKHDTVVNQLKRIGHIENANVLPTIGMENPNRYRNKTQVPFGYENGEVVAGFYQKRSHEITNMKSCLIQTDISDQIVDTMRELCRDLNIDPYNESLNLGVLRHVIVRVGFKTDEIMVTLVTRTKTIPHVETVIETLVNKYPQIKSIAQNINPKVTNVIFGDETKILYGEPYIYDEMNGIRFAISPRSFYQVNPVQTETLYSKAVEFAGLTGNEVVFDAYCGIGTITLFLAQHAKEVYGVEIIPEAIEDAKMNAKLNNFNNAQFAVGKSEDIIPMWIENGIIPDVIVVDPPRKGCDKTLLDTMLEAKPKRIVYVSCDSSTLARDLKILIDGGYNLEVAQPVDMFPQTAHVEVVTMLTRKDV, encoded by the coding sequence ATGTCAAAGAAAGTAATACCCGTTCAAAAAAATGAATATTACGATGTTAAAATTGAAAGCTTAACACACGATGGGTTAGGAGTTGCACGTGTGGAAGGATTTCCGATTTTTGTTACAAATGCTTTAGTTGGTGAAGAGATTAATATGAAGGTTACGCTTGTCAAAAAGACGTATGCCTTTGGACGCGCGGTTGATTATTTTGTAAAAAGTCCGGAACGTGTGGAACCAGCTTGTGGGATTTATAAACAATGTGGTGGTTGCCAAGTTCAACATTTAAGTTATGAAGGTCAACTTCAAATGAAGCATGATACGGTTGTTAATCAATTAAAACGTATTGGACACATTGAAAATGCTAATGTTTTACCGACAATTGGAATGGAAAATCCAAATCGCTATCGTAATAAAACACAAGTTCCATTTGGCTATGAGAATGGTGAGGTTGTCGCAGGATTTTATCAAAAACGAAGTCATGAAATTACAAATATGAAATCTTGTTTAATTCAAACCGATATTTCAGATCAAATTGTCGATACGATGCGTGAATTATGTCGTGATTTAAATATTGATCCATATAATGAATCATTAAATCTTGGCGTATTACGTCATGTGATTGTTCGTGTCGGATTTAAAACAGATGAAATCATGGTGACGCTTGTTACTCGTACCAAAACTATACCACACGTTGAGACTGTTATTGAAACGTTAGTGAATAAATATCCACAAATCAAGAGCATTGCTCAAAATATTAATCCAAAAGTGACAAATGTTATTTTTGGGGATGAAACGAAAATCTTATATGGAGAGCCATATATTTATGATGAAATGAACGGCATCCGATTTGCGATTTCGCCACGCTCATTTTATCAAGTAAATCCTGTGCAAACGGAGACACTATATTCAAAAGCGGTAGAATTTGCAGGATTAACAGGAAATGAAGTCGTATTTGACGCTTATTGTGGAATTGGAACCATTACTTTATTCTTAGCGCAACATGCTAAAGAAGTCTATGGTGTTGAAATTATTCCTGAAGCTATTGAAGATGCCAAGATGAATGCAAAACTTAACAATTTTAATAATGCTCAATTCGCAGTAGGAAAATCGGAAGATATCATTCCAATGTGGATTGAAAATGGAATCATTCCAGATGTGATCGTTGTCGATCCACCTCGTAAAGGATGCGATAAAACACTTTTAGATACGATGTTAGAAGCTAAACCTAAACGTATCGTTTACGTTTCATGCGACTCATCAACATTAGCTCGTGACTTAAAAATCTTAATCGATGGCGGATATAACCTTGAAGTCGCCCAACCTGTCGATATGTTCCCACAAACAGCTCATGTCGAGGTCGTGACTATGCTTACACGTAAAGACGTGTAA